One window of the Archaeoglobus sulfaticallidus PM70-1 genome contains the following:
- a CDS encoding RNase P subunit p30 family protein: MDFKMDFKSIKPDLLRFKPKREELELMGFDSCLFLTKEFDEDSALDFAFPAYFIECDDTNSLKKELRKASKSWIVAVKSNNVSVIREAISRKKVDLIVDSFHVMDYISLKLCAEKNVAVEIPMYRFIHSRGYRRARLIESMINVIKIAKKHSTNLVLSSGAGEFCEMRHIKQLKTFFTYFGADFSRSLENLRAVIRRYYDSEYLLDGLEIVSC, from the coding sequence ATGGACTTTAAGATGGACTTTAAGAGCATAAAACCAGATTTGCTGAGATTTAAACCAAAAAGAGAGGAACTTGAGCTGATGGGATTTGACTCATGCCTGTTTCTTACAAAAGAGTTTGATGAAGATAGTGCTCTGGATTTTGCTTTTCCAGCCTATTTTATTGAGTGTGATGACACCAACTCTTTAAAAAAGGAGTTAAGAAAGGCCAGCAAGAGCTGGATAGTTGCAGTTAAGAGCAATAATGTTTCGGTTATAAGGGAAGCTATTTCGAGGAAGAAAGTTGATCTGATCGTTGATTCCTTTCACGTAATGGACTACATCTCGCTGAAGCTATGTGCTGAGAAGAATGTGGCGGTTGAGATACCGATGTACAGGTTTATCCACAGCAGAGGATACAGAAGGGCTAGGCTGATCGAGAGCATGATTAATGTCATTAAAATTGCAAAAAAACACTCGACAAACCTTGTTCTGAGTTCTGGAGCCGGTGAGTTTTGTGAGATGAGACATATTAAGCAGTTAAAAACTTTTTTTACCTATTTTGGAGCCGACTTTTCCAGAAGTCTGGAAAATTTGAGAGCGGTAATCAGAAGATACTACGACAGCGAGTATTTACTCGATGGTCTGGAGATCGTTAGTTGCTAA
- a CDS encoding hydroxymethylglutaryl-CoA reductase, degradative: MASEKSSRIEGFYKLPIEKRLKKVVEFSGLSDEEAELLKKTGSLSIDIADRMIENVIGTFELPIGIATNFLIDGKDYLIPMVIEEPSVVAAASNAAKMARVKGGFWTSSTGPLMIGQVQVTNLPNPNYARLQVLAHKDEIIEKANEQDPMLVSLGGGCKDIEARVIDTMKGKMLIIHLIVDVRDAMGANAVNTMAEAVAPLIEKITGGRVYLRIISNLAVYRLARAYAIFDKDAIGGEEVVEGIMNAYAFALADPFRCATHNKGIMNGISAVVLATGNDFRAIEAGAHAYASLNGYKPLTTYEVNSKGDLVGTIEVPVAVGVIGGSTSVNPLAKINLKILGVKSADELSRIIAAVGLAQNFAALRALATEGIQRGHMSLHARNIAISAGAKGDEIDKVVEVLVRERKIRMDRAMEILKEIRSKKG; encoded by the coding sequence ATGGCATCCGAGAAATCTTCAAGAATTGAGGGTTTTTACAAATTACCCATTGAGAAGCGGTTGAAGAAAGTTGTAGAATTTTCCGGTTTGAGCGATGAAGAAGCTGAACTGCTGAAAAAAACCGGAAGCTTATCGATAGATATTGCAGACAGAATGATAGAGAATGTTATCGGAACCTTTGAACTCCCAATAGGTATTGCAACAAACTTTCTAATCGATGGTAAGGATTACCTCATCCCCATGGTCATTGAAGAGCCTAGTGTTGTTGCCGCAGCGAGCAATGCAGCGAAAATGGCGAGAGTCAAGGGAGGATTCTGGACATCTTCAACCGGCCCGCTGATGATAGGGCAGGTTCAAGTCACGAATCTCCCAAATCCTAACTATGCGAGGCTTCAGGTTCTGGCACACAAGGATGAAATAATAGAGAAAGCCAACGAGCAGGATCCTATGCTTGTATCCCTCGGAGGAGGTTGCAAGGACATCGAGGCAAGGGTCATAGACACCATGAAAGGAAAGATGCTGATTATCCACCTCATAGTCGATGTCAGGGATGCAATGGGTGCGAATGCCGTAAACACGATGGCTGAGGCTGTTGCACCCCTCATCGAGAAGATTACTGGCGGGAGAGTGTATCTGAGAATCATATCAAATCTGGCAGTTTACAGACTGGCTAGAGCCTATGCAATTTTTGACAAGGATGCTATCGGTGGAGAGGAGGTTGTGGAGGGCATCATGAACGCCTACGCCTTTGCCCTGGCAGATCCATTCAGGTGTGCGACCCACAACAAGGGAATTATGAACGGGATCTCTGCAGTCGTTCTCGCTACGGGAAATGACTTCAGAGCGATAGAGGCTGGAGCACATGCCTATGCTTCGTTGAACGGATACAAACCCCTTACAACCTATGAGGTGAACAGCAAAGGTGATCTTGTTGGAACTATTGAGGTACCTGTGGCTGTTGGAGTTATAGGCGGTTCAACCTCTGTCAACCCTCTCGCCAAAATAAACCTCAAGATACTGGGTGTTAAGAGTGCCGACGAGCTTTCGAGAATAATTGCTGCAGTTGGGTTAGCCCAGAACTTTGCTGCTTTGAGGGCTCTGGCAACTGAGGGCATACAGAGGGGACACATGTCGCTCCATGCGAGGAACATAGCCATCTCCGCTGGAGCAAAGGGTGATGAGATAGACAAGGTTGTTGAGGTTCTGGTTAGGGAAAGGAAGATCAGGATGGACAGGGCGATGGAGATTCTGAAGGAGATCAGGAGTAAAAAGGGCTAA
- a CDS encoding ABC transporter permease, producing MIEVEFLASLIAASMRAGTPLLFATLGEIITERSGVLNLGLEGIMIMGAMTGFYVSLVTGNPWLGILIGGLAGLLLAIIHAFFTVTLKVDQAVTGLMLVLLGLGLTGFLGKDFVGTVAEYITPMEIPYLSDIPYLGTALFSHDPFVYLGIALVPVIWFIMNKTRYGMELFAVGENPEAADTMGIPVDRVRFIAVLIGGFLVGVAGAYLSLAYAKVWTEGLTAGRGWICLALVIFSGWTPHRAIFGAYLFGGLDVLSFKLQALGLGVSYHFMRMVPYVFTILVLLVGVIREKEKFGAPSALGKPYIREQKY from the coding sequence ATGATCGAGGTGGAATTCTTGGCATCGCTCATAGCAGCCTCGATGAGGGCTGGAACACCGTTGCTATTCGCAACTCTCGGAGAGATAATTACCGAAAGGAGCGGTGTGCTGAACTTGGGCCTTGAGGGGATAATGATCATGGGTGCGATGACTGGCTTTTATGTCAGCCTTGTGACCGGAAATCCATGGCTGGGCATTCTGATCGGTGGTCTGGCAGGGCTTCTGCTTGCCATAATACATGCTTTCTTCACCGTCACACTTAAAGTTGATCAGGCTGTGACGGGACTCATGCTGGTTCTCCTTGGTCTTGGCCTAACAGGCTTCCTCGGAAAGGACTTTGTCGGTACAGTGGCTGAATATATAACCCCGATGGAGATACCTTACCTCTCTGATATTCCGTATCTGGGAACTGCTCTCTTCAGCCACGATCCATTCGTGTATCTCGGCATTGCATTGGTTCCAGTGATATGGTTCATCATGAACAAAACGAGGTATGGCATGGAGCTTTTTGCCGTAGGTGAGAACCCGGAGGCTGCAGACACGATGGGAATTCCTGTTGACAGAGTGAGGTTTATTGCTGTGCTGATAGGCGGATTCTTGGTTGGGGTTGCTGGAGCATACCTGAGTCTCGCATACGCGAAGGTTTGGACTGAGGGATTGACTGCTGGAAGAGGCTGGATTTGTCTGGCTTTAGTGATATTCAGCGGATGGACACCACATAGGGCTATATTCGGAGCCTACCTCTTTGGAGGGCTTGATGTACTATCTTTCAAGCTTCAGGCTCTCGGGCTTGGAGTTTCATATCACTTCATGAGGATGGTGCCCTATGTTTTCACGATACTCGTTCTGCTGGTAGGGGTTATAAGGGAGAAAGAAAAGTTCGGTGCACCCTCTGCATTGGGCAAGCCATACATAAGGGAGCAGAAGTACTGA
- the aglJ gene encoding S-layer glycoprotein N-glycosyltransferase AglJ: MDLDRVCVIIPTLNEEEAIGHTIDEFKKEGFNNIFVIDGNSTDRTREIARKKGAKVEVQSGKGKGQAVAEAFKLVDSDVIILVDGDGTYPAKDAKKLLDPIFKDVADHVVGNRLKNYEKGAFTRLNLFGNKIINFIFRLFYGVELYDILSGYRALRKELYKSVELQKRGFEVETELTVETISKGFRMVEVPIEYRKRGGKTKLNPLKDGWRIVSTIYNLLPRYSPGRHMYPFGLIMLFLGFITGIYVVYEWFHRITHSLLAILTTLLIIAGIQVIIFGFIADVVFKINAEIRRDLILLREEVKKIKRD, encoded by the coding sequence ATGGATCTTGACAGGGTGTGCGTAATAATCCCAACCCTCAACGAGGAGGAGGCAATAGGACATACCATCGATGAGTTCAAAAAAGAGGGTTTTAACAATATATTTGTAATTGATGGCAACAGCACGGACAGAACAAGGGAGATCGCCAGAAAGAAGGGAGCAAAAGTTGAGGTGCAGTCTGGAAAGGGAAAGGGACAGGCTGTAGCTGAGGCTTTCAAGCTGGTGGATAGCGATGTGATAATTCTTGTTGATGGCGATGGCACATATCCGGCAAAAGATGCAAAGAAACTTTTAGATCCTATTTTTAAGGATGTCGCCGACCATGTTGTTGGCAATAGGCTAAAAAACTATGAGAAAGGAGCTTTTACCAGGCTGAATCTGTTCGGAAACAAGATCATAAACTTTATTTTCAGACTTTTTTACGGAGTTGAACTGTACGATATCCTTTCTGGATATAGAGCTTTGAGAAAGGAGTTATACAAAAGTGTTGAGCTTCAGAAAAGAGGATTTGAGGTTGAAACCGAACTGACAGTTGAAACAATATCCAAGGGCTTCAGAATGGTGGAGGTACCAATAGAGTACAGAAAGAGAGGTGGTAAAACGAAGCTCAATCCGCTGAAAGATGGGTGGAGGATAGTTTCCACAATATACAATCTTCTCCCGAGATACAGTCCCGGCAGGCACATGTACCCTTTTGGGTTAATTATGCTTTTTTTGGGGTTCATAACCGGAATTTATGTCGTCTATGAATGGTTTCACAGGATAACTCACAGCCTGCTCGCCATACTGACGACCTTACTTATAATCGCAGGCATACAGGTTATCATCTTCGGATTTATTGCCGATGTCGTGTTCAAGATAAACGCTGAAATCAGAAGAGATTTAATCCTGCTTAGAGAAGAGGTCAAAAAGATTAAAAGAGATTAA
- a CDS encoding biotin/lipoyl-containing protein — MKGFKIAIDDEEFDVFVEKLDDNVYKVQINDKTAVVSIRDDIIEFKDSEAIVVREEKARSVEVKKDVGRREIKSMLPGTVMKILVKEGDKVNAGNTVLILEAMKMENEITSPFDGIVKEIRVKSGDRVDTGDVLVVIE, encoded by the coding sequence ATGAAGGGTTTTAAGATCGCCATAGATGATGAGGAGTTCGATGTTTTTGTTGAAAAGCTTGATGATAATGTTTACAAGGTTCAGATAAACGACAAAACTGCTGTTGTCTCAATAAGGGATGATATAATTGAGTTCAAGGATTCGGAAGCTATAGTTGTTAGAGAGGAAAAAGCGAGAAGTGTTGAAGTAAAGAAAGATGTTGGAAGAAGAGAGATCAAGTCTATGCTACCGGGGACGGTTATGAAAATTCTGGTGAAAGAAGGCGATAAGGTTAACGCCGGAAATACGGTGCTGATACTGGAAGCCATGAAGATGGAAAACGAGATCACGAGCCCGTTTGATGGCATAGTTAAGGAAATCAGAGTCAAGAGCGGGGATAGAGTCGATACAGGAGATGTGCTTGTTGTCATAGAGTAG
- the xth gene encoding exodeoxyribonuclease III codes for MLRVATFNVNSIRSRLHIVIPWIREHKPDILCLQETKVADKNFPESEFHRIGYHVVFSGSKGRNGVAIVSKKEPEEFDSGLDGNDRDRLLRAVIDGITVINIYAPQGQSLDSPMFRYKLDWYKRFKNYLENLNLSNHILICGDFNVAPEEIDVHNPKRLKNHVCFHEDVRKAFKEILSLGFVDIFRKHHPDDRQYTFFDYRVRNAVEKGLGWRVDHILATESLAERSVDCYIDMNSRLREKPSDHTVLVADFEV; via the coding sequence ATGCTCAGAGTTGCAACATTCAATGTGAACTCCATTCGATCGAGATTGCATATCGTTATCCCATGGATCAGGGAGCACAAACCCGACATTCTATGCCTGCAGGAAACAAAGGTAGCTGACAAGAACTTTCCCGAATCCGAGTTTCACAGAATCGGCTATCATGTTGTTTTTAGTGGCTCCAAGGGTAGAAATGGTGTGGCAATAGTCAGCAAAAAAGAGCCAGAGGAGTTCGACTCCGGGCTTGATGGTAATGACAGGGACAGGCTTTTGAGGGCTGTTATCGATGGAATAACAGTGATCAATATATATGCACCTCAGGGGCAGAGCTTGGATAGTCCAATGTTCAGGTACAAGCTCGACTGGTATAAAAGGTTTAAGAACTACCTTGAAAATCTCAATTTGAGCAATCACATCCTGATATGTGGAGATTTCAATGTCGCTCCAGAGGAGATAGATGTTCACAATCCAAAAAGGTTGAAGAATCATGTTTGCTTCCATGAAGATGTGAGAAAAGCCTTTAAAGAAATCCTGTCCCTCGGCTTTGTAGATATCTTCAGAAAACATCATCCGGATGACAGGCAGTACACTTTTTTCGACTACAGGGTGAGGAATGCTGTTGAAAAGGGACTAGGGTGGAGGGTTGATCACATCCTCGCAACAGAGTCCCTGGCTGAGAGGTCAGTGGATTGCTATATCGACATGAATTCGAGACTCAGGGAGAAACCATCCGATCACACAGTGCTTGTTGCGGACTTTGAGGTTTAG
- a CDS encoding 50S ribosomal protein L15e: protein MKSCYAYIREAWKNPKGSYVAELMWVRLQKWRRDPAVVRVERPTRLDRARTLGYKAKRGIIVVRVRVRRGGRHITRFRKGRKTKNMLVNKRTPKKSLQRIAEERAARKYRNMEVLNSYWVGEDGKYKWFEVILVDRDSPDIKADKDLSWICRQKGRAFRGLTSAGKKGRGLRNRGRGAEKVRPSLRANFRS from the coding sequence ATGAAGTCATGCTACGCATACATCAGAGAAGCGTGGAAAAATCCGAAAGGGAGTTATGTCGCTGAACTCATGTGGGTCAGGCTGCAGAAGTGGAGAAGGGATCCTGCGGTAGTGAGAGTTGAAAGACCAACCAGACTGGATAGAGCCAGAACGCTCGGATACAAGGCCAAGAGGGGAATAATCGTAGTCAGAGTTAGAGTGAGAAGGGGAGGAAGACATATAACGAGATTCAGAAAGGGCAGAAAAACCAAGAACATGCTCGTTAACAAGAGAACACCGAAGAAGAGTCTGCAGAGGATAGCGGAGGAGAGGGCAGCAAGAAAGTACAGAAACATGGAGGTTCTGAACTCCTACTGGGTTGGAGAGGATGGAAAGTACAAGTGGTTTGAGGTCATCCTTGTCGATAGGGACTCTCCAGATATAAAGGCTGACAAAGACCTTTCGTGGATATGCAGGCAGAAAGGAAGAGCATTTAGAGGGTTGACTTCTGCAGGAAAGAAGGGAAGAGGATTGAGAAACAGAGGAAGAGGGGCTGAAAAGGTAAGACCAAGCCTTAGGGCCAACTTCAGATCTTAA
- a CDS encoding OadG family protein, with the protein MSLTQALAISAEGISGVFIVLGLLALFIWLMGFFNFEKTEKVEENQKAQEKFSEKEKFAIIAAIYHLEEGGREMVVDVMAPSEWKKTARVEQVML; encoded by the coding sequence ATGTCCTTAACTCAGGCGTTGGCTATTTCAGCTGAGGGGATAAGCGGAGTTTTTATAGTACTTGGGCTACTGGCTCTATTCATATGGCTGATGGGTTTTTTTAACTTCGAAAAGACAGAAAAAGTTGAGGAAAATCAAAAAGCTCAAGAGAAGTTCTCTGAAAAGGAGAAATTTGCCATCATAGCTGCAATATATCATCTGGAAGAGGGTGGGCGTGAGATGGTTGTTGATGTTATGGCTCCATCAGAGTGGAAGAAAACCGCGAGAGTTGAGCAGGTGATGCTATGA
- a CDS encoding RNA-binding domain-containing protein, with translation MSNGRIERIGFYATVHSTEDHEKVAYAISNLIPFEFEIQASDAEGHFGNPMMFLEVEIKNKRKIKELWNYIMDRLGDQKEYLLDELDLRIDDDGTLYMRFDKQAAFLDEVKLIPRGDGIIMKTKLTTFPLKRDKVIDFAKELIIHGL, from the coding sequence ATGAGCAATGGTAGAATTGAGAGGATAGGTTTTTACGCTACTGTTCATTCAACCGAGGATCATGAAAAGGTAGCCTATGCAATATCCAATCTAATCCCTTTTGAGTTCGAGATTCAGGCATCTGATGCCGAAGGACACTTCGGAAACCCGATGATGTTTCTGGAAGTGGAGATTAAGAACAAAAGGAAGATAAAAGAGCTGTGGAACTACATAATGGACAGACTCGGAGATCAGAAAGAGTATCTCCTTGATGAGCTGGATCTCAGAATAGATGACGATGGAACACTGTACATGAGGTTTGATAAACAGGCAGCTTTTCTCGATGAGGTTAAGTTGATCCCGAGGGGTGATGGAATCATAATGAAAACAAAGCTGACAACCTTCCCTCTCAAGAGGGATAAGGTCATCGATTTTGCGAAAGAGTTGATAATCCATGGACTTTAA
- the glyS gene encoding glycine--tRNA ligase yields MSEITEMLIRRGFLWQSFEIYGGMAGFFDYGPLGNNTRRAIENLWRKYFVVNERAVEIDTPTIGIEEVFIASGHAESFTDVAIECENCGKIFRADHYIKEKLGIEADETIESVMEILSEYDLKCECGGDFKSPENFNLMFSTTIGPGRGKKGYLRPETAQGMFINFKRLADYFRNKLPFGVCQIGRAYRNEISPRQGVIRLREFNQAELEYFVHPKEKKHPDFDKYRNFTVTLVDKFDQEHNITLGEAVERGIIAHELLAYFIGKTADFLLKAGIDEKRMRFRQHKDDEKAHYAVDCWDAEAYTSYGWIEIVGIADRGDYDLSRHRRYSKEDLSVFVYYDEPVKVKVRRLIPNMKKLGPVFREKTKKIAEMIEKYEGEVGDSIVLNVDGEEMRIDSSFFDFEEKEELIHGERVVPNVIEPSFGLDRITYAILEHAFDTDVVDGETRRVLRLKRWIAPVQVAVLPLLSREPFTSKAEELTAKLKEAGIFTEKDDSGSIGRRYRRYDEIGTPFCVTIDHQTFEDSTITIRDRDTTKQIRVEVEKLVDVLKELLSSERDISEFGEIFKE; encoded by the coding sequence ATGAGCGAAATCACAGAAATGCTGATACGAAGGGGATTTCTCTGGCAGTCATTTGAAATATATGGAGGTATGGCTGGTTTCTTTGATTACGGGCCTCTCGGGAACAACACGAGAAGGGCTATAGAGAACCTCTGGAGGAAGTATTTCGTCGTCAATGAGAGGGCGGTTGAGATAGATACACCAACGATAGGCATAGAAGAGGTATTCATCGCATCAGGACATGCGGAGTCGTTTACGGATGTGGCCATTGAGTGTGAGAACTGTGGGAAGATATTCAGGGCTGATCACTACATAAAGGAGAAGCTCGGAATAGAGGCTGATGAGACGATTGAGTCTGTTATGGAGATCCTTTCAGAATATGATCTCAAATGTGAATGTGGTGGAGATTTCAAGTCTCCTGAAAACTTCAATCTGATGTTCTCAACAACAATCGGTCCGGGAAGGGGCAAGAAGGGATATCTCCGCCCAGAGACCGCTCAGGGGATGTTTATAAACTTCAAGAGGCTGGCAGACTATTTCAGAAACAAACTCCCATTCGGTGTATGCCAGATTGGAAGAGCTTACAGGAATGAGATCAGTCCCAGACAGGGTGTGATCAGGCTTAGAGAGTTCAATCAGGCTGAGCTGGAGTATTTTGTTCATCCCAAGGAGAAGAAACATCCTGATTTTGATAAATACAGGAATTTCACGGTAACCCTTGTCGATAAATTCGATCAGGAGCATAACATAACCCTTGGCGAGGCTGTTGAGAGGGGGATAATAGCCCATGAACTCCTCGCCTACTTCATCGGCAAGACTGCCGATTTTCTCCTGAAAGCTGGGATAGATGAGAAGAGAATGAGGTTCAGGCAGCACAAGGATGACGAAAAAGCCCATTATGCAGTGGACTGCTGGGATGCAGAGGCATATACATCCTATGGCTGGATCGAGATAGTCGGTATAGCTGACAGAGGAGATTACGACCTCTCAAGGCACAGAAGGTACAGCAAGGAAGATCTCAGCGTTTTCGTATACTACGACGAGCCTGTGAAGGTTAAGGTCAGAAGGCTCATTCCGAATATGAAAAAGCTCGGCCCGGTTTTCAGGGAGAAGACGAAGAAGATTGCAGAGATGATCGAGAAATACGAGGGTGAGGTTGGTGACAGCATCGTACTGAATGTTGATGGTGAGGAAATGCGCATCGACAGCTCGTTCTTCGATTTCGAGGAGAAGGAAGAGTTAATCCATGGAGAGAGAGTGGTGCCAAATGTTATCGAACCGTCGTTTGGACTCGACAGGATAACCTATGCCATACTGGAGCATGCGTTCGATACGGATGTCGTTGATGGGGAGACAAGGAGAGTACTGAGACTGAAGAGGTGGATAGCTCCTGTCCAGGTTGCAGTTCTTCCCCTCCTCTCAAGGGAGCCTTTCACCAGCAAGGCTGAAGAGCTGACTGCAAAGTTGAAGGAGGCAGGGATTTTCACGGAGAAGGATGACTCTGGAAGCATCGGCAGGAGATACAGGAGGTATGACGAGATAGGTACACCTTTCTGCGTTACGATAGATCATCAAACCTTCGAGGACTCGACTATAACGATAAGGGACAGGGATACGACAAAGCAGATTAGAGTTGAAGTGGAGAAGCTTGTTGATGTGTTGAAGGAGCTTTTGAGTAGCGAGAGAGACATCTCGGAGTTTGGAGAGATTTTTAAGGAGTAA
- a CDS encoding sodium ion-translocating decarboxylase subunit beta, giving the protein MDFFSITAISELTPGNAVLILIGLALIYLGIKKEMEPLLLVPIGIGAILANIPKGGIADIEGYGGILGIFLKYLISTEIVPLLIFLGIGALTDFGPLIANPKTFLLGAAAQIGIFCAFIMAMLLNFTPQESASIGIIGGADGPTTIYTTTILAPHMLAATAIAAYSYMSLVPLIQPPIIKALTTKEERRIRMKTLRKVSRTEKIIFPIATMIITGLLVPAALPLIGMLMAGNIFRESGVTERLAKGASEELLNIMTIILGLTVGSTMKAESFLTVKTILILLLGVFAFATATAGGVLLAKLMNLFVKEKVNPMIGAAGVSAVPMSARVVQKLALEEDKENHLLMHAMGPNVAGVIGSATAAGILIHLLA; this is encoded by the coding sequence ATGGATTTTTTCTCCATCACAGCGATCTCTGAACTTACTCCCGGAAATGCAGTTTTGATCTTAATAGGCCTGGCCTTAATTTATCTTGGGATAAAGAAAGAGATGGAACCTTTACTCCTCGTACCGATCGGTATTGGCGCCATACTGGCCAACATACCGAAAGGCGGGATAGCGGACATCGAGGGTTATGGAGGAATACTGGGAATCTTTTTGAAGTACCTTATAAGCACGGAAATCGTTCCTCTTCTGATCTTCCTCGGGATAGGTGCCTTAACCGACTTCGGACCGTTGATAGCAAATCCCAAAACATTTCTATTGGGTGCTGCAGCTCAGATAGGTATTTTCTGTGCGTTCATAATGGCGATGCTGCTCAATTTCACACCACAGGAATCAGCATCCATCGGCATAATAGGTGGGGCTGATGGACCAACAACTATCTATACTACCACCATCCTCGCACCCCACATGCTCGCAGCAACGGCCATCGCGGCTTACAGCTACATGTCTCTCGTCCCACTGATCCAGCCTCCGATAATCAAAGCCTTGACGACCAAAGAGGAAAGAAGAATCAGGATGAAGACTTTGAGGAAAGTTTCAAGGACAGAGAAAATAATCTTCCCTATTGCGACGATGATAATTACAGGCCTTTTGGTTCCTGCAGCCCTTCCGCTGATAGGCATGCTGATGGCAGGAAACATCTTTAGGGAGAGTGGTGTTACTGAGAGGCTGGCAAAAGGTGCGAGTGAGGAACTTCTGAACATCATGACAATAATTCTTGGACTCACGGTTGGAAGCACCATGAAGGCGGAGAGCTTTCTTACAGTAAAGACCATTCTAATCTTGCTGCTTGGTGTTTTTGCATTTGCCACAGCCACAGCAGGTGGTGTGCTTCTCGCCAAGCTAATGAACCTGTTTGTAAAGGAAAAAGTCAATCCGATGATAGGTGCTGCTGGAGTTTCAGCCGTTCCAATGTCGGCAAGAGTCGTTCAGAAACTTGCCTTGGAAGAAGATAAGGAGAATCACCTGCTCATGCATGCGATGGGGCCAAATGTTGCCGGAGTTATCGGCTCTGCCACCGCTGCCGGGATACTGATACACCTTCTCGCCTGA